The stretch of DNA TCTATCGTAAAGGACTGCTTACTCACAAAAATGATTCGCTCCTCTTTACGACCATCTGCCCAAACACTCTTTTCTCCGGCAAGCCATGTCTTCTTCACGGCCTCACACACTTCAACGGCATAGGGCGTTTCGGTTTGGGAGAAGGTTTCGGGGGAATATTCGAAACGGAAACTCGTGCCATGCTAGTCCTGTCAGCTCTGAAACATATCAAGTTGTTGTGGACTCACAGAAGCAGCGTATTGCTCAGCGAGCTCTCGAACGAGACGAGTATGATCAGAAGCGAGTCTGAGATACAATCAGCTAAAAGTGACGACACGCATGCATACGATTGGACCTACTTGATGGTTTCTGCACGGTCATTGTTGAAAACCACCTCTCGGAAAAGACATGAGGTCGCGTTATACATATGGATGATGACATGTTTCAGGCCAGCGACGGCTTCGAAGGTTCTTTTTATAAGATCAGATCGTGCTGGTGTTAAAACCTGGAAAGGATGTTAAATCAATTTATCATTTGCCTCTCACTCACTTGGATCCACACATCATCAGGGACCTCGCCGTTGTTCTGTAAATCACGGCAAAATTGGAAGTCGGTATCAGAAGCAGCTGGATAGGAAACCTCGATCTCCTTGAATCCGATCTGGATCAAATGCCTGAAGAAGCGTAGTTTTTGTTGGTTTGTCATGGCTACATAATCAGCATCGATATTGCCGAGTTCTACACTCACGGTTTGCGAGACTCTGGTTACCGTCTCTGAGATCGGTACTCAACCAGATAGGCGCTTTCTTGTTCACCTTGTCAGGCCATGTTCGGTTGGGGAAAGGTACAGGGTTGAATGGCAAGTACCTCTGGGATGGATCAGCGCTGCAACATAGGTAATCAGCAGGGGCGTTGAGCGTatcggaagatggatgaaagaCTCACAGCATAGGCatttttgtttgtttttaAGTATTCTTTGGACAAGACAGGTGACGGTCGGCCAGGTTGGGGATATTCTTGATTGTCTTGATATATATGGATACAAGATAGTGATGAGTGATACAGGCTTTTtgagatgtgagtggtaGAGAATACTGAAAGTTGAAAGcgagagatggagatggtcaTCATAATTCGAGTCAGGTTGTTCGAAATAAACGAGTTTAACACTTTCTCATGTCACGTGACACAGACTTGGGAATGCTCTTCAGTGACTCTTTTGCACTGCGCAAAGTATCATATATCACATGCATGCATTGAAACCCAGTATGATATGTTATACtactatatatcatcagacATGAAAGATTGTACAATTAGAGGAAAAGGATCTTATGCGTCGGTGACTGATGAAAATCGCCAATGCAGGTCAGCAAGGGAGCATCATATCGTAAGCATGTGGATCACCACTCACCACAACCATGGGAAGCATCAGTCACGAGTTTGGCGTATTTGTAGAGTGTACCgtgattgaccttgagaGGTGGAGCGGTCCATGCGGCTTTTCGACGAGCCATCTCTTCATCGGATACGTTCACGTTGAGGGTGTTGGCAACAGCGTCAATATCTATGATGTCGCCATCTTGAACGAGAGCGATAGGTCCTCCAACTTGCGCTTCTGGTACGACATGACCAACAACGAAACCGTGAGAGCCTCCACTGAATCGTCCATCAGTAAGACAAGCCACATCGTAACCAAGACCAGCACCCATGATCAAACTGGTTGGTTTAAGCATCTCGGGCATACCTGTCCAGGTGGTCAGCGGTTATATCTGGTCAGATAAAACGGTACACTCACCGGGTCCACCCTTAGGTCCAAGATACCTCAATACGACTACAGTCTTTTCACCCTTCTTGATCGAGCCTGATTCAACTGCCTTTACAAAGTCTTCCTCAACATCGAAAGCTCGGCATTTCCCTGTGAATCGAAGACCTTCCTTTCCAGTAATTTTGGAAACAGCACCACCTGGAGCAAGGTTCCCTCTCAAGATTCGAAGATGACCTGTCGATTTGATAGGGTTGTCGACCGGTCTAAGAATTTTCTGTCCTTCCCACTTGCTACCATGTTTTTCAACCCATCGATCGCAGTTTTCACCAAGAGTCTTACCGGTAACAGTCAATCCGTCACCGGTCATGTAGCCATGCTTGATAAGGAAGTGGATGACGCCTATACGCGTTCACGGGTCAGCGAGGATCTTGATGGTTCCTGTGTCCACTCACTGGGAATACCACCGATGGTATGTATGTCTTCCATGACGTATTTTCCACTGGGTTTTAGATCGGCGAGAAGGGGTACACGGTCAGAGACTTTTTGGAAATCATCGATGGTAAGGTTGAGTCCGACAGAATGAGCGATAGCAATGAGATGGAGAACCACGTTGGTAGAACCACCGAGGGCCATAGTGAGCACCTGAATTTGTCAGCACGGCCATTTATCGttaatcactcaccatagcGTTCTCAAATGCTTCTCGAGTCATGATTTGCCTAGGCAGAATGTTGTTTTCGAGCAAGTTTCGCATAACTCCTCCGATCGAGTCACATTCAGCCAATTTTTCAGGGTATTCTGCGGGGGATGAGGAGGATCCGGGGACGGTCATACCGAGAGCTTCGGCACATGATGCGATGGTATTGGCAGTATACATCTATATTGTTATATTGTCAGTGTCTGTCCGTGACGATCATGACTTACTCCTCCACAAGCTCCAGAACCGGGACAGGCGTTTCTAACGGTATCATATCTAGTCTTCTCCGCAGATTCGGTTTGACCCTCAGAAAGGAATCGACCGTAACTCTGGAAAGCAGATACGATGTCGAGGGTTTCTCCATTGCAGTGACCGGGTTTGATGGTACCACCGTAAACCATCAACCCAGGTCTATTGAGTCTTCCCAAAGCAATCAAGGTACCAGGCATGTTTTTATCACAACCGGGAATGACAACGGCACCATCGAGCCAGTGTCCACCACATACACTCTCCACAGAGTCGGCGATAAGATCTCGGGATTGAAGAGAGTAGGACACTGAAAGATGGTCAGCTCGGCAGTACAAAGtatcaactcacttcctGCTGTTCCCATACTGATACCGTCTGACACGGCAGGGGTACCGAACTGATAACCGATAAGACCAGCTTCTCCCAGCGACTTCTTGACTCTTTGACCGAGACCCAAAATGTGACCGTTACAAGGATTACCCTCGTACCTATTTGTTGAGTCAGTTTAATGTCTGAGTTATAATTATTGATACAAGCTCAGCTGAACCAATCACGTACCAAACACTGGCTACACCGACCATGGCTTTTTTCAGATCTTCATCGTTGTTGACTCCATCAGTAGCGTAGAGCATCGCCTAAACAGAAAGCTCGTATGAGCCATCGGCTATGCATGATGGGCTTTGGGAGACTCACCTGAGAAGCACCCTGCGATTTTGGTTCGGTGATGGTTTTCGAGTACCTGTTGATCGCCTCTGAAGCTGGTCGAGCAGCAGAAGAGTGGACCGATCTGGTACCAGTAGTGAGTGCGGAGGATAGGATACGCCTTGACAACATTTTGACTGATGGGGGTTGAAGAATAGGGGAGATACAGGAGGggagaatgatattgatgatatagggGATAGATGATTGGTGACTTTTGTTTTTTTACGCAAATCCGAAATAAATTGGGTACGAGTAGAGAGCAGTGCGATAGATCGGTCCGAGCGGAGATCGGATGCATCTCCATCTCCGCATACTGATGTCAATGGGTTTTTTTCCGATTGGACTCGGTATGAGATTATGCGCTGGAAATAATTCAACAACAGTAGATACATTGCTTTAGACATCATTCACCAACACGCTCTTGATCGCTCATCATGTCCGCCAGAACCGCTTCAGtcgagaggaagacgagCGAGACCGAAATATCCTGCACCATAGATCTCGATCACGTCCCAGGTGTGACCACCCAGACCATCGATGTCAGCACGGGTATAGGTTTCCTCGACCATGTGAGCCTGTGCTGTGCGTCTCGCCTTAGGACCTTGTAACGCTGACACGCTTGATAGATGTTCACAGCTCTTGCGAAACATGGTGGCATGTCATTGACGCTCAAGTGCAAAGGTGACTTGCACATTGACGATCATCACACAGCAGAGGATTGTGCATTGGCGTTGGGTGCTGCATTCAAGAAGGCTTTGGGTGAgagaaaaggtataaagAGATATGGATTTGCATACGCTCCATTAGACGAGGTAAGTGGTCATCTCTGAGACTGCGAAGCATGCGAGATACTGATGAGATTATAGTCGTTGTCCCGAGCTGTTATCGATATCTCGTCTCGTCCGTATTTTGTCTGCAATCTTCCCTTTACAAGGGAAAAAATCGGAGATTGTGAGTTGGATAAACATTATTATTTCCAGAGAACTGACATTCTATCCTTCTAGTGTCAACAGAAATGGTATCTCACCTTTTGCAATCCTTCGCATTTGAAGCTGGTGTGACTTTACACGTTGACTCGATCCGAGGTGAAAATAACCACCATATGTGAGTTCGatatatcatacaatatacaTTCCTAAGGCCTAACTTACGGTCCATGTAGCGCCGAATCTGCTTTCAAAGCTCTCGCTCTTGCTATAAGGATGGCCATCACTCGAACAGGTGGAGACGATGTACCAAGTACCAAAGGTGTCCTTGCTTTATAAATGCATAAATAGATTAGATAAATATGGAGATCACACTCTGCAACACGGTTATTCCATATGTGATTGTACATGAGCCCAAGTGAAATGGTGTTCTTTGTACTGTACAGATCTACGTTGCTCATCTCCCCGTCAATTCGGCTGATTCCTCCGCTGTCAGCTCACGGAAGGGAGTTCCGGACCGCTTGATGACAGGTGTAGGGTCACTTTctggtgaagaagctctTCCAGGTGTAGAGGCAGCGGAGACGTCGACTGATGGTGGTAAATCTCCTGCAGGTGCTTTTGAGTAGTATCGGCCCGCCTTTAGATAAGGTGTGTAAGTTCAAAAGGAGAGTTCAGCACAATATAGATCGACTCGCCTGTAGTAACATTATACCAGTCAACATGACAGCAGTCATAATATTGTTTGTAGCAAGGTCTCGAACGGCAGTAACTAGTTCAGGATAGGATTTGTCTTCAATCAGAGAGGCCGGTAGAGGTGAAGGGATACGTTTGATAGCTATAATTGAATCAAACTAAGAATTAACAAACCGACAAGTACCAACACGCATCCTCACTTACTGGGGTACACCTCCGCTACCTGTGTATATGCGATGGCAGCCCAGAGTACTACATATGTATTAGCGATATGGCCATGCATGTCTAGAACTCACCTATACTGCCCCCATCGAAAAGCACTTCACCCCCTTGTCCCTGATACCCCTTGACAGCTCTACCCCCGGCACTCAGCAAAGCAACTATCCCTACGGCTATGTAAAACCAGCCCATCCCGTTCGGCGCATTACTGATGTATGAGTAGTACTTTATGGAAGTGACGAGAGCATCAGGAGTGACGGGCGAGCGCCATAGGACGTTGTGATCGGCTATCCAGTGAGTGAACGTAGTCCCTGTGGGAATTGAGAGAGCGAAATATCAGCCCTGCAAAAGCTTTGTTTTACCTTGAGAGTGACCAACTCACCCAAAAGGAAGCAGGTGGACATCGTCACGAGAGTCGTTCGCCAGACCATTTTGTTATTATGGCCCCTTGATTCGTGCTTACTGCGAATGGGAGATGGTGAGCAGAGAGATGTAGATATGTTATAACACTTGTACTGTTGGAAAAGCCGAGGGTCATTATGATATGTGATCAAAATCCCCCCCCACAACACGTGCGATGCACGTGGCTCCTACAAATCATCAGAGGCAATGAGAATCCAAAGCTATATATATCGAGTAAGAGATGAATGCTAGATAGATTGTATTAGTGTTGACCTGTTTGACCAGTAAATTCATACCTAGTCACAAGTCATTATAGATAGCACACAAGTCAGCGACTAATAAGGTCGGATACAGGGAGGATACAGCACCCATGATGTTCCGATCAGCGCCATGTCCCTCTCCACAATGACTGATAATGCTCTACCACCCAGATGTCCGTGTTgtcatcaacagcagcatCCTCTTTACTGCGCCGCTTGTCTCAGAGAAGGGTGGGTTATCGGTGGCCATGATCGTTTGTCCCGTGTTGGGACTCTCTGTTGACAAATTCGTACCTTAGAATCGCTCTTCATAATGAGGCCCTCAAGAACATACAAGCGCAAATCGACTCGATCATCGCCAATGCTACGATCCTACTCAATGGTCCACAAAACCCAACAAGCTCTAGGAATATCATCCGAGGTCAAAATGCTTGGAGGACAGTGAGAGcagaggtggatgagaaggaacaAAGGTGTGCGGAGCTCAGAAGAGCTATCAGAAATAGAGAGAGCAAGATCGAAACAAGTGAGTGCTCGACATTCGAATCAGTGCTGATAGATAGGCAAGAAACGCATATCGGACCGCACCATCTCGCAAAGACGGACCAACTTGAACAGTCTTCAATCTAGCGCTAAGCCTGAGGCCTCCCTCAGGAATGCCATCAAACGTTGTGAAGAGCAACAACGCGATATCGGGTACCATATCATAAATGCTCGTCGAGTTTTAGTCAGAGAAGCAGTCAATGTATtcggattgaagaagaaatcgatcgGGGAATGGACAATAGCAGGATTAATACTACCAAGTCCGGATGCTCTGAGACGTAAGTGATATCTGTGTGAGACTATGCTGACCTTTTAGTCTATCCGTCCACGCATATAAACGCCGCTTTACTTCATACCATCCACTTAGTATCCCTCATCACCTCGTATTTATCGATTACTCTCCCTTTCACCCCGacaccccctcctccttttGAGTCACGCCATATCGGTCGACCAACAATGAAAGCGAACACACCGTTTGTAGGTACGACCAAATGGAGGGATAAGAATGTGCTCTGGATGTCCAGCACCGCTTCAATAGCCAGTAAACTCAAATCTCGTGGTTCCCTCTCAGCAAGCAAAGTGTTCGCTCAGCCCAATATCTCTGGGATCATCGCTAAATCCATGAACAAACATCGACAGTTCCTGACTTCTTTCGCTCTATTCTCATTCTCGGTGGCTTATATGGCCTGGTCTCAAGGTGTACAAGGAATCGGAATACCAGATGGGCAAGATTATCgagatgattcggatgaagataaCCCAAGTCGCACGGCGTCTATCAATCCAGATTCGATATTGATTTCGGCCACATCGATCCTTGAGCTGATTGCAGCAATGTCCTCTTCCCCTGATTTGGGTCGAAGAACTCACGAACCGGGTACGAGTCATGTCTTGCGGCATCTTGGATTTGGACTAGACGTTGCTAAAGTTGTCCAAAGCGTTTTGAGCTCGGAAGAGAATCGATGGGGTGTCAAACCAACAGAGGGATCAGGGGAAGATCTTAGCGAAGGTTGGGACctgatggatggtgaataATACAATTCACGTTCATCAATTAGCAATTTAGCGTTAAGTAACCCGATTTGAATTTTCATCTCGCATCTCATTGAACTCCCCATATTCCGTTGTATCTAGATTTAACAGTTTTGAAAGGTTATAGACAGAGGTCATGTAGCTAATAAATGAGTATACTGAAGA from Kwoniella europaea PYCC6329 chromosome 2, complete sequence encodes:
- a CDS encoding dihydroxy-acid dehydratase, with translation MALGGSTNVVLHLIAIAHSVGLNLTIDDFQKVSDRVPLLADLKPSGKYVMEDIHTIGGIPSVIHFLIKHGYMTGDGLTVTGKTLGENCDRWVEKHGSKWEGQKILRPVDNPIKSTGHLRILRGNLAPGGAVSKITGKEGLRFTGKCRAFDVEEDFVKAVESGSIKKGEKTVVVLRYLGPKGGPGMPEMLKPTSLIMGAGLGYDVACLTDGRFSGGSHGFVVGHVVPEAQVGGPIALVQDGDIIDIDAVANTLNVNVSDEEMARRKAAWTAPPLKVNHGTLYKYAKLVTDASHGCGEW
- a CDS encoding imidazoleglycerol-phosphate dehydratase gives rise to the protein MSARTASVERKTSETEISCTIDLDHVPGVTTQTIDVSTGIGFLDHMFTALAKHGGMSLTLKCKGDLHIDDHHTAEDCALALGAAFKKALGERKGIKRYGFAYAPLDESLSRAVIDISSRPYFVCNLPFTREKIGDLSTEMVSHLLQSFAFEAGVTLHVDSIRGENNHHIAESAFKALALAIRMAITRTGGDDVPSTKGVLAL